DNA sequence from the Nicotiana tomentosiformis chromosome 3, ASM39032v3, whole genome shotgun sequence genome:
CTGGAATCATGAATCGTACACCAaaatacataaaaattataatgaacttcaagaacttttGAAAATACAACCACGCGCctgattcctatcaaataaaCTCAAAATGATGTCAAACTTTGCAAATAAGTCAGAAATGACCAAACTgacttattccaagtcccgaaactaatattcgaacccgatagccaactttttaaatattcaaattgccaactttcggcaaagcgagtcaaatcaacctaggaacctccgaattaaattctggacatacgcccaagtccaaaattataatACGAATATACCGGAGCCATCAAATACCGTTCCGGGGTCATTTTTATAAAAAGTCAAACCTCTatcaatatttccaacttaagcttctaaaataagaatcattcatccaaatcaatcccgcatcactcaaaaatcaaaaccgaccatgcatgcaagtcataatacacaatatgaattCATTCATaacctcaaaccactgaacgagACGCTAAAAattaaaacgaccgatcggatcgttacaatggGACTTGTTGGTAGATTGCTAGATACTTGGAGGGTATCAGATTGATGTATATATTGAGTCTTCATCATTCGCATAAACGCTATTtgaaaattaatataaaattatgtcTTTATCATGCATAGACACTAAGGTAAAAGTATTGAGTTAAAGCTACTTGGTACAAATCTCCTTTATATGCAAATTTGGTGCATTTGTATATGCTTTAATCTAGTTATTTAGAAAAGCATGCTTGTTTTCATCTTCCTTGATTACGCACCTTATTATTGATATCTGCTATTCCTTGGttgttttttggttatttttttgttgttatatatatatatatatatatatatatatatatatatatatatatatatgtgcttaTGAGCTGCACAGGTTATACAAAATGCGTATCTTTTGACTAAACCTTgccactacttcgttgaggttagtattgatacttacaAGCACATGTTGTcaattatactcatactacacttttgcaccttgcgtgcagatattggaactgagctgttgtagaaatttatgGGCGAGCATTGAAGACACATTGGCATTTTAGTTATCAGTTGCCATTTATTCATGGTAGCCTAGGATCTTGtatttctgtttatgtatattcaaatagatgatgtatctTTCTTCATATGAACGTTGTAATCCTAATCTTAGTCACTCATGATTTGTATTAACAGTTGTTGAGATAGTTTGTATTAATATTTGCacacttattttattatttatttgataatttttaattaGTATTGTATTTATGTTGGTTGGCTTGCCTATCGGGTTGAGTTAGGCACCATAACAATCCCGATGGGATTATGATCGTGACACAAAATAATCCAAATGTGGTAACTACACACAATATTAATCAACCAACAAAAAATACAAAACCAAAATCAATGAAATTAAAAATGGAGAAAAAACATCTGAAATTTATAACACACTAAGTAAAATGATATTTCAATTTTCTGCAATTATAGCAGGATAAGGCTTTAAATAAAGTTAAAAATCACATTATTTTCAACTAAGATCAATGAAAAGTTGAAGAAATAAAAAAGCATAGAGAATAGTAACAATTAACGGTACAACTTTCAACCTTTTCAACTGAAAAGGTATAAAAAATATAAGAAACTCAAATTTCATGCACAATCGAAAAAGTagtaaggaagaaaaaaaaatgttaGGAAATAAAGAAGGAAGAGAGGTCTTTTTTCCTTGATATAAGAATCATTAAACTAATCAACTTTTGCTTTCCGTAAGAATCCGTAACTACCCTGCCGGTCGTTtggagcatttgcattccgttcagctatttgaagtcttgagcatcatcgtataatgtattatgacttgtgtgaaatcGAATTACTATGCCTATCTTGGCGGCCGTTACTTTTAGTGGTCTTTCTTTTTGGTCCTCTTCTTGTTCTATTGATCAGAAGCATCAAGCAGCACCACGCCGATTTAGAATTCGGCCACTTACGCTGGGCAAAAACATATACTCCCTCAACTTCAGCACGcagtataaaaaaaaatttagaacTCGTGTTACTCTAAAACATGCTAGATTTATGTGGCTATAGAAACATACAatttaagataaaataaaaaatttaaaattaaataattttgaaaCATATAAACATGTCGTTTTTTAAAAACAGATTAATAAAGATATAATGTATATAAAATGGAATGGAGGGGATTAGCTAATATTAGAAcctatttgtttttgtttttttttctttttcttctgtaCGTCTTtttgataaaattaaaaaataattgatgAGTAACAGGTTGTAAAGCAAGAAAGTTATATATTGGAGAGGAACTATTTGGCTCTTCAGTATTGAAGAGCGTAGGATCAATTGTCACAAACGCAAATGCCTAGTTGAAGACGAAAAGAGTAATATTACAATAGATAAAAGCAGCCTTCGAGGATTGTAGTGACAGTAATAGGACCCTCCACCCTTACACAAAGGTTTTGGGAATAGAAAGAAATCctgatagaaaatatttttcctcttAATAAGTCGTAAATCCTAATTAGCAAGTTGCTTCACGGTATTCAGTAGACAACCATAGAAGTCTAAATAATGGCCTTCCATTTCACAAATCAGGTAGTTCTGTCAAATTGCTCAGATACAAAACTGTTTTCAAGAAATGGCAAATTGATGGTACGTAAGTGCTTCGCATTATTGGGTTCTATACAACATATGCCATTTAAAAGCTAAAATTGAATACAGAAAACATAGAAGATTTTCAGCCTGCAATATACCCAGTCATTGAATAATTCGTGTTATATACCCAGTAAAAACAAATGGGAATTTCCTGTGATCATGTAGCGCAAGACTAGTTGCGGAACAATCTCTGGAACCTACTGAACTAGAGAGGCAAACTCATTAACTTACGTCTAAGTATCTAACTAATCTGAAGAAAAAAATATGTGCTGTATACTCCTAAACCATGTCTCTGATACGAGATGATCGTTAACTACCTTCTCATGCTGATGATTTAAACAataaatatggttattgaagCAGATGCAGATACTTAGACTTCGTGCCAAGTCTTTTCTTATTTTATCTCCAGGGATCCTATTACTCAGCTTCCAGAAAGCCTCTGTCCTCCATGTAAGAGACAACTTGCCCAGCCATCTCATGTGGTGTCGGAACTACTCCATCTTTTTGTTGTATTTCAATCTAGCAAAAACCACCACGCAGAAATTGTCCATTAGTTCTGAACAAAAGTTGTTACAACAACACAAAAGCAAATTAAGATATATCTGAATGATTAAAATTAAAGAATGTAATGGGGTACCTCACAGTTCAATGGCGGTTCATAAGGATCATCAATTCCGGTAAAACCTGCAAAACAAAAGGCTCTGAGTTATAAGAAGTTCCTTTTCCTCTGAGGTACTGAACATCAAGAGAGTTTTGAAGCAATGCAGCCTAGGTCGATGTAAATCTGCCATCTTCACAAGCAAGCAAAATTCTGAAGAATTGCCCTTAGTTACTCCAACTGAAATGATGCCAATTATCCAGTGCGACATAGGAGAAAAAAATTTCATTCTGGTTTCAGGGCAAAGATAGAATTGAACTAGACAAATCAGTCCTCTGGGAAATGTCCTATCGTTAATGAACTTCTAGTTTCATCAACTTTTAACCACATGAAGCATGGCAACAAGCAGTACACAAATATTACACCTTGTTTTTATCAGAATAAAACCTGACAGGTGCAATTTACCGCTGTGTGTCTAACATCTCATGAATGAGACTTCACAACCAATTGAGTTGCTCTCCTTTTTTAAGACTCCAGATTCCAAAGAGAGATGGAAACTGTAAAGGCTACTACCCTGAAGCTAATACCAACCTTTGATCTTTCCAGCACGAGCAAGCTTGTACAGGCCTTTTGGATCTCTTCCTTCACACAGTTCCAGAGGCATATTCATAAAAACCTGGAAAGTCGAACAGAATTAGTTAAAATTGCAGATATTTCCATAAGAATGTAAAGTATGGAAACTTTGCCTCAATAAAACTTTTATCCGGAAATAATGCTCGGCAAGCATCACGATCCTTTCTGTAAGGAGATATCAAACTTGCAATGCATATTAATCCAGCATCTGCAAAGAGCTTTGAAACTTCACCTGGAAAATTTTACAAACAGGACAGGTAAATTAGGAACTGCAACATATGTCATACGACAATGCAGAACATCTAGAAAAATTCAAATTAAATGAATGGGAAACTATAATTAGTTTCACTTAAGTCATTGTCTTCATGATAGCTGCACagttaaataa
Encoded proteins:
- the LOC104106698 gene encoding adenylyl-sulfate kinase 3 → MSTLGNPANIFWHECPVGKAEREKLLNQQGCVVWITGLSGSGKSTLACSLGRELHTRGNLSYVLDGDNLRHGLNKNLGFSAEDRTENIRRVGEVSKLFADAGLICIASLISPYRKDRDACRALFPDKSFIEVFMNMPLELCEGRDPKGLYKLARAGKIKGFTGIDDPYEPPLNCEIEIQQKDGVVPTPHEMAGQVVSYMEDRGFLEAE